TTTGCGCCGTGTAGTCGTGATGACCTATCAGTTGCTGATAATACTTTTCGAGGTTTTCCCCAGCTTGCTGATCTAAAGGGAAATGATAAATCTCGGCTTGTTGCAGAGTTCGCAATCGATAATCAATCCCACTATCCACATTGAGGATCTGACAGTTTTGGTTAATCAACTCAATAGCCGGCAAGAACCTCGCACGCTGCAAACCATTGCGATACAGATCATCTGGCGGAATGTTTGACGTTGCGACCAACACGATATTGCGGGCGAACAGAGCCTGCATCAAAGTGCCCAAAATCATCGCATCGGTGATGTCGGAGACAAAAAACTCATCAAAACAGATAATATCCACTTCCGCTTTGAAACGATCGGCTACTTTCTCGAGCGGATTTTCCACGTTGCCAAGCTCGGTCAATTCATCGTGTACACGGTGCATAAAACGATGAAAATGCATGCGAGATTTGCGAGATGTGGGCAAGGCCTCGTAAAAGGTATCCATTAGATAGGTTTTGCCTCGACCAACGCCTCCCCAGAAATATACCCCTTGAGGCGGCTTAGGCTGCTCAGCTTTTTTACCCAGCCATTTTTGCCAGGTTGGCAGCTCTGCCCTAGGTTGGTTTTGATAGTGGATAATATCTTGAAACAATCTGTCGAGCATTTCGACCGCTCGCCACTGCGCCTCGTCTTCCGCAAAGCCGTTGTCATTGATATCTTTCAAATATTGTTGTTTAGGCGTTAGATTTTGCATAGGCTCAAATCAGGTACAAAGTACTCTATCCCCTTATCCTTGGGCGCTTTTTTCTTTATTGGTTGTGGCACTCATAGTACCATGAGCCCGCTTTACAGGTAACGTTACAGTAACATTTGGCGGATCACATTTTAAAAATCTAAATCCGCATCAATCACCATATTCGTGATTTACTACCCGAAAAGAACAATAAAACGTTACAGATTTCCCACCACTATCAATCTCCATTGATAGGGTATTCAACTGTTAAAAAGGAGCATGTATGCCTTGGATGTATGCAGTGATTGGCTTAGTTGTCGGTTTAATCATCGGTTACGCCCTTTCACGCTTTATGACACCGGATGCAAATAAGCAAAAGTCGGTGCAAAAAGAACTCGATAGCGCAAAGTTTGAATTGGAACAGCAGCGACAAGAGCTTGCAGACCATTTTTCTCAAACAGCAGAGCTGCTGGATGTGCTTGGTAAAGACTACACCAAACTTTACCAGCACATGACCACTACCTCAGCGGAACTGTTGCCAAATCTGCCTGAGCAAGACAACCCGTTCATCAAGGCCGTGGCCGATGCTCAACCAAAAGAAGAGCAAAAAGAGGCAAGTCCTGAAGCTCAACCAAAAGATTATGCTCATGGCGCAACTGGAATGCTCAAAGACGAAGAAAAAGAGATCATTGAGAATCCGCAAACTGTGATTGAGAAAAAGAGCGCTTAATCCAAAACCTTGATTTAAAAGGGAGCTTCGGCTCCCTTTTTTGTTTTTCTAGGGGTTGAAAAATGAGCAGTGGAACTTTATGTCATGGCTTGAGTCATAATT
This portion of the Vibrio sp. SCSIO 43136 genome encodes:
- the zapE gene encoding cell division protein ZapE, giving the protein MQNLTPKQQYLKDINDNGFAEDEAQWRAVEMLDRLFQDIIHYQNQPRAELPTWQKWLGKKAEQPKPPQGVYFWGGVGRGKTYLMDTFYEALPTSRKSRMHFHRFMHRVHDELTELGNVENPLEKVADRFKAEVDIICFDEFFVSDITDAMILGTLMQALFARNIVLVATSNIPPDDLYRNGLQRARFLPAIELINQNCQILNVDSGIDYRLRTLQQAEIYHFPLDQQAGENLEKYYQQLIGHHDYTAQKVIEVNHRLLEVVNAHDDVLYASFAQLCETARSQNDYIELSKVYHTVLLACVPQMGATKDDAARRFIALVDEFYERKVKLIISAEVAMDELYTEGQLSFEFKRCQSRLTEMQSHEYLALAHLA
- the zapG gene encoding Z-ring associated protein ZapG; translation: MPWMYAVIGLVVGLIIGYALSRFMTPDANKQKSVQKELDSAKFELEQQRQELADHFSQTAELLDVLGKDYTKLYQHMTTTSAELLPNLPEQDNPFIKAVADAQPKEEQKEASPEAQPKDYAHGATGMLKDEEKEIIENPQTVIEKKSA